In Gimesia chilikensis, the genomic window GCCAAGGCGAAATGTTCCCGGGCCGCCAGGTAATAACCGCGCATCTGCAGGGCAATCGCGATACTGATCGCCAGAGGAGTCGCCAGACTGACATCGACGGCGGCACACTTCTGAAACGCCGTATAAATGGTTTTTTGGGACTGCTTGTATCCATGTGCCAGAAACGAAGAAGTCGCCAGCAGAGAATGGGCGGCCGGATGATCCGGTTCTCGCTCCAGGCATTCATTCAATGGAACCAGTGCGTCTTCAAAACGCCGCTCAGCCATCAGGATCTGAGCTTCAGTAATGTAGCTCAAAGGTTGTTCGGGATATTTCTTTTTCAGTCGATCCAGAAGTTGCAATGCTGTCGCCGTCTGATGAGTCTCATGCAGATGCGATATTTTGCTGACCTCGTCTCCAATCGAGTGACAGCAAAACTTATATTTTTTCCCGCTGTTGCAGGGACAGGGATCATAGGGATCAATACTCATAACCTCGGCCTTCTTGGTTTCCAGGATGGGTATTTGGCGGACGGGCAGCTCTCTCGGAAAACAGCGTACTGATACAGGTTCGAAGTAGAGTGTCTGCTGAATGACCATCAGAATTCAGCAGGTCATCATATCATATCAGAAACGCGCATGACACGCGCTGTCGATACACTTCTCTAAGAAAATGCAGACTCTCACAGGAGCGCAGAGCAGCCTGCCGCCTGATCCCAGTTCGAGCAGAAATGAGCGATTATCAGCTGTCCAAAGCCTGCTTCAAATCTGCCACCAGATCGTCCGGGTTTTCAATCCCTACAGATACACGAACGGTCTTTTCAGTGATCCCTGCCTCACGGCGTGCCGCTTCTGTCATGGAAGCGTGGCTCATGCTCTCCGGATATTCGATGAGAGACTCGACGCCACCCAGTGATTCAGCCAGCAGAAACAGCTTGGAGTTCAGCATCACTTTCTCGGCAACCGGACGCCCGTCTTTAACATCGAAACTCAGCATCCCACCAAAGCCACTCTGCTGACGCTTAGCCAGCTCATGATGCGGGTGCGATTCCAGTCCCGGATAATAGACGCGTTCGACTTTGGGATGCGCTTCCAGCATCTGTGCCAGAGCCATCGCTCCCCGCTGATGCGCTTCCATACGTGCTCCCAGGGTCTTCACCCCACGCAACACCAGCCAGGCATCAAAGGGAGAACATCCCAGTCCCAGTGCATTGGAAATATAGGCGACCCGTTCAGCCAGCTCGTCTGTCCGCGAAATCACACAGCCTCCCACCACATCGGAATGGCCGTTCAAATACTTCGTCGTCGAGTGCAGAACAATGTCGACTCCATATTCAATGGGCCGCTGCAGATAAGGAGAGCAGAAAGTATTATCGGCGATCGTAATGATTCCCGAGCCTGTCTCGGCTGCTACTTTCGTCACAGCCTGGATGTCGACCAGATTCAACAGAGGATTGCTGGGTGTCTCGATCCAGATTGCCTTGGTTTCCGGAGTAATGGCCGCACGGACGTTTTCAATGTCACCCATCTTGACGAAGGAGAATTTAATTCCCCATTTGGTGAAGACGTCTGCGAACAGGCGGTAGGTACCACCGTAAATGTCATCGCCGGCGATGATGTGATCGCCGGGTTTAAACAGATGCAGGGCCAGTGTGATGGCAGCCATACCGGTGGCAGTAGCGCGACAGCTGACGCCCCCCTCCAGAGCCGCGATGTTCTCTTCCATCGCACTTCGCGTCGGGTTTCCGCTACGTGTGTAATCGAATCCTTTGTGACTCTCCAGGCTGTCCCAGTAGAAAGTCGAGGAAGTATAGATCGGAGTCGTACAGCTGTTAAAGGTACTGTCCTTGTCGACTCCGGTATGAACACACTTTGTTTCAAAACGCATAGCTAACCATCCAATATCATGATTTGTCGATGTAAAAGGTCCCGCACGATGACCCGAAACTGCAGGTTCTGTCCGCTAGACACCAGATACTGATTCAGGTTCTGGCCGCTGCAGGTTTAGTGAAGAATACAGACCTGAACCGCTGGCTGCCACTCAACAGACACCTCAACTGCGCACGAATTGATCTGTACAGGGTTCACGTAACCTTAGCAATCCACGAACCCATGGTCTGACAACCACTTGCCAACTGGCCCGTAGATTAACGCGCCTCATCAAATAATGGCGTCGACAGGTAACGCTCACCCGAATCGGGCAGAATCACAACAATGGTTTTACCTTCTGCTTCAGGGCGTTTGGCAATCTCCAGGGCAGCATGCATCGCTGCACCACAACTGATGCCGCAGGTGATCCCTTCTTTTTTGGCGATCAGACCAGCCATTTCGAAGGCTTCATCGTCGGTAACCTGGATCACTTCATCGATCAATGAGGTATCGCAGTTACCGGGAATAAACCCGGCTCCGATCCCTTGAATCTTATGTTTTCCAGGCTCACCGCCAGACAGAACCGGACTGCTCGTCGGCTCGACTGCCACCGATTTCACATCGAGCCCCTGATCCGTCTTCAGAAACCGTGAAATACCGGTAATTGTTCCACCGGTCCCCACCCCAGCGACAATGTAATCGACTTTGCCCTCGGTATCCTTCAGAATTTCAGGCCCCGTGGTTTTGAAGTGAATTTCCGGATTCGCCGGGTTTTCGAACTGTTGTGGCATGAAGAATTCC contains:
- a CDS encoding trans-sulfuration enzyme family protein produces the protein MRFETKCVHTGVDKDSTFNSCTTPIYTSSTFYWDSLESHKGFDYTRSGNPTRSAMEENIAALEGGVSCRATATGMAAITLALHLFKPGDHIIAGDDIYGGTYRLFADVFTKWGIKFSFVKMGDIENVRAAITPETKAIWIETPSNPLLNLVDIQAVTKVAAETGSGIITIADNTFCSPYLQRPIEYGVDIVLHSTTKYLNGHSDVVGGCVISRTDELAERVAYISNALGLGCSPFDAWLVLRGVKTLGARMEAHQRGAMALAQMLEAHPKVERVYYPGLESHPHHELAKRQQSGFGGMLSFDVKDGRPVAEKVMLNSKLFLLAESLGGVESLIEYPESMSHASMTEAARREAGITEKTVRVSVGIENPDDLVADLKQALDS
- the cysK gene encoding cysteine synthase A codes for the protein MPIYQDNSETIGRTPLVKVNHLTEGLKATILAKVEGRNPAYSVKCRIGANMIWDAEKSGKLKPGMQVVEPTSGNTGIALSFVCAARGYQLTLTMPDSMSVERRLMLKGFGANLVLTPGADGMKGAIQKAEELAASPEFFMPQQFENPANPEIHFKTTGPEILKDTEGKVDYIVAGVGTGGTITGISRFLKTDQGLDVKSVAVEPTSSPVLSGGEPGKHKIQGIGAGFIPGNCDTSLIDEVIQVTDDEAFEMAGLIAKKEGITCGISCGAAMHAALEIAKRPEAEGKTIVVILPDSGERYLSTPLFDEAR